A window from Candidatus Bathyarchaeota archaeon A05DMB-5 encodes these proteins:
- a CDS encoding ribonuclease P: MHDNTKHIATQRIHTLFRLAKETFHDDPQLAQRYVNIARKIAMTAKIRLPTEYKRQICKHCKSFILPGVNCRVRIKQQREPHLVITCLNCGNQMRIPLKNKKKEKTKT; encoded by the coding sequence ATGCACGACAACACTAAACACATCGCAACACAACGCATTCACACACTATTCCGTTTAGCAAAAGAAACCTTCCACGACGACCCACAATTAGCACAGCGCTACGTAAACATAGCAAGAAAAATAGCCATGACAGCCAAAATCCGCCTACCAACAGAATACAAACGACAAATATGCAAACATTGTAAAAGCTTTATCCTACCTGGCGTGAATTGCCGTGTGCGAATAAAACAGCAAAGAGAACCACACTTAGTAATAACATGCCTCAACTGTGGTAACCAAATGCGCATACCACTAAAAAACAAGAAAAAGGAGAAAACAAAAACATGA
- a CDS encoding DNA-binding protein translates to MSDEDELEELRRRKLLALQQKLTEEQRQEQLQQQLELQKQALLRKILTPEARQRLTNLKMVRPDFTDQLELQLIQLAQAGKLPIPLSDEQLKQLLIQLQTHKRETKIRRI, encoded by the coding sequence ATGTCAGATGAAGACGAACTTGAAGAACTTCGCAGAAGAAAACTTTTGGCTTTACAACAAAAACTAACCGAAGAACAGAGGCAAGAACAACTACAGCAACAGCTGGAACTGCAAAAGCAAGCATTACTAAGAAAAATATTAACTCCAGAAGCAAGACAAAGACTAACCAACCTAAAAATGGTCCGACCAGACTTCACAGACCAACTAGAACTACAGCTAATCCAACTGGCACAAGCAGGAAAGCTACCCATACCATTATCAGATGAACAATTAAAACAGCTACTCATACAACTCCAAACCCACAAGCGAGAAACAAAAATAAGGAGAATATAA
- a CDS encoding translation initiation factor IF-6 — translation MAIYLSTIVGSVSIGVYSLATDKIVIVPRIVPSKKAERLHEWLKVKLVHTTIGGSILVGALACANSNGILLPHFIKEEELNAIKSTFEGNITIMETKKTAYGNLVLTNDHGAIVDPRLKTPEIQKISETLCVEVVAGEIAGLPYVGSLGVATNKGVLVHPMLKDSERKLLEEVLKVPVEVGTINCGIPYVGTGLIGNSYAAVAGAMTTGPEMFIIGNALDVVKEETA, via the coding sequence TTGGCAATTTACCTATCCACCATTGTTGGAAGCGTAAGCATAGGCGTTTATTCGCTTGCGACAGATAAAATAGTCATAGTTCCCAGAATTGTCCCTTCAAAGAAGGCTGAACGACTTCATGAATGGTTAAAAGTCAAACTGGTACATACAACCATTGGCGGTTCAATTTTGGTCGGCGCACTTGCATGTGCAAACTCAAATGGGATTCTGCTTCCTCATTTCATTAAGGAAGAAGAACTTAACGCCATAAAATCAACGTTCGAGGGAAACATTACCATAATGGAAACAAAGAAAACCGCATACGGAAACCTAGTTCTAACCAACGACCATGGAGCAATCGTTGACCCAAGATTGAAAACACCCGAAATTCAGAAAATCTCAGAAACGTTATGCGTTGAAGTTGTAGCTGGTGAAATTGCTGGATTACCTTATGTAGGCTCGCTTGGAGTTGCAACGAACAAAGGTGTTCTGGTTCATCCAATGTTGAAAGATTCTGAACGTAAACTTTTGGAAGAAGTGTTAAAGGTTCCCGTTGAAGTTGGCACCATTAATTGTGGCATACCTTATGTTGGTACTGGTTTAATCGGTAACAGCTATGCTGCTGTGGCTGGAGCTATGACAACTGGACCCGAGATGTTTATAATTGGGAACGCACTGGATGTTGTGAAGGAGGAAACTGCATGA
- a CDS encoding 30S ribosomal protein S19e, with translation MVTPHDVPASKLIEKLATYLKENVETINPPTWANAAKTGSHVQKQPQNPNWWYIRCASLLRKIYIHGPIGIEKLRADYGGRKDFGVKPEHVVKAGGTIIRKVLQQLETAGLVETLKPKGRRITREGRKLLQEIAEELYKDLTKENPELEKYMKGD, from the coding sequence TTGGTAACCCCCCACGACGTTCCAGCATCAAAACTCATCGAAAAACTAGCCACATACCTAAAAGAAAACGTTGAAACAATAAACCCGCCAACATGGGCAAACGCGGCTAAAACAGGCTCACACGTTCAAAAACAACCACAAAACCCCAACTGGTGGTACATTCGCTGCGCATCCCTCCTAAGAAAAATCTACATCCATGGACCAATAGGCATAGAAAAACTACGCGCAGACTACGGCGGAAGAAAAGACTTCGGCGTCAAACCAGAACACGTGGTCAAAGCAGGTGGAACAATAATAAGAAAGGTCCTACAACAACTAGAAACTGCAGGTTTAGTTGAAACCTTGAAACCCAAAGGAAGAAGAATAACACGTGAAGGAAGAAAACTACTACAAGAAATCGCCGAAGAACTTTACAAGGACCTAACAAAAGAAAATCCAGAACTAGAAAAGTACATGAAAGGCGATTGA
- the ftsY gene encoding signal recognition particle-docking protein FtsY: MFERLKSGLKGLVNKVTTTELKAENLRPMLSDFKISLIENDVAFPVAERICDEMEKRLDGVQVKRLEDRKKIVEKNLREVLLEVMLTNNKIDFFKAIEEKRKKGEPFVIVFVGINGTGKTTSIAKVACLLNKKGYSVVLACSDTYRAGSIEQLEEHAKRLGIRMIKHEYGADPAAVAYDAISHAKAHGINVVLIDTAGRIQTNRNLMNELAKVKRIVNPDLTILTVDSLTGNDAVMQAEEFHKSVNIDATILTKVDADVKGGSALSVTYVTKKPILFIGVGQTYDDLEEFNPEKFVQMILK; encoded by the coding sequence ATGTTTGAGCGGCTTAAATCAGGATTGAAAGGACTTGTAAACAAAGTCACCACAACCGAGCTTAAGGCTGAAAATCTGCGCCCAATGCTTTCTGACTTCAAAATAAGCCTTATCGAAAACGATGTCGCTTTTCCCGTGGCAGAACGAATATGTGATGAAATGGAAAAACGCTTAGACGGCGTTCAAGTTAAGCGTCTTGAAGACCGCAAGAAAATTGTAGAAAAAAACTTACGCGAAGTGCTTTTAGAAGTTATGCTTACAAACAACAAAATAGACTTTTTTAAGGCAATTGAAGAAAAACGGAAAAAAGGCGAGCCTTTTGTGATAGTTTTTGTTGGAATAAATGGTACTGGAAAAACCACATCAATCGCTAAAGTTGCATGTCTACTGAATAAAAAAGGGTATTCTGTTGTTCTTGCGTGTAGCGACACGTATAGAGCTGGCTCCATTGAACAGTTAGAAGAACATGCAAAACGTTTAGGAATACGAATGATTAAGCACGAGTATGGTGCGGATCCTGCCGCAGTAGCCTACGACGCCATAAGCCACGCCAAAGCACACGGAATAAACGTTGTTTTAATAGACACGGCAGGTAGGATACAGACAAACAGAAACCTAATGAACGAACTTGCAAAGGTAAAACGTATTGTCAATCCCGACCTCACCATTTTAACTGTAGACTCGCTTACTGGAAACGACGCTGTAATGCAAGCCGAGGAATTTCATAAAAGTGTGAACATAGACGCGACAATACTAACTAAGGTTGATGCTGACGTTAAAGGTGGATCTGCTCTCAGCGTCACCTATGTAACAAAAAAGCCGATTCTTTTTATTGGCGTTGGACAAACTTATGATGATTTAGAAGAATTTAACCCAGAGAAATTCGTGCAAATGATCTTGAAATAA
- a CDS encoding prefoldin subunit alpha, protein MANKSEEELRKLSVEIRVLEANAETVQSRINMVNAVITDLSYASMTLEGLEKEKENSELMVPIGGNSYIKARLDNPDKVIVGMGAGVSVEKTLQEAKEIIKKRLENLENTRMMLQQQLAQIAERIGEDREKFEALVATLREEKAKKDV, encoded by the coding sequence TTGGCGAACAAAAGTGAAGAAGAACTCCGCAAATTAAGCGTAGAAATCCGTGTTCTCGAAGCTAATGCAGAAACAGTCCAGTCAAGAATTAACATGGTAAACGCCGTTATAACCGACTTATCCTACGCGAGCATGACACTGGAAGGTTTAGAAAAAGAAAAAGAAAACTCTGAACTCATGGTTCCTATAGGTGGCAACTCCTACATAAAAGCAAGACTTGACAACCCGGATAAGGTAATAGTCGGAATGGGTGCGGGGGTATCAGTTGAAAAGACTTTACAAGAAGCAAAAGAAATAATCAAAAAGCGCCTTGAAAACTTAGAAAATACGAGAATGATGCTTCAGCAACAGCTCGCTCAAATAGCAGAGAGAATAGGCGAAGACAGAGAAAAATTTGAAGCTTTAGTGGCAACGCTCAGAGAGGAGAAAGCCAAAAAAGATGTTTGA
- a CDS encoding 50S ribosomal protein L18a, translating into MKVFRVSGEIQKPNLKTSFKKEVVAMKPEHAIEKVYTELGSKHRVKRYHIKIANVEEIQPQDIENPLLKKLVTGEEELGEQK; encoded by the coding sequence ATGAAAGTTTTCAGAGTGTCCGGCGAAATTCAAAAGCCAAACTTGAAAACTTCGTTCAAAAAAGAAGTTGTGGCAATGAAGCCAGAACATGCTATAGAAAAGGTTTATACAGAATTAGGAAGTAAACACCGCGTGAAACGTTACCACATAAAAATAGCAAATGTAGAAGAAATTCAACCTCAAGACATCGAGAATCCCTTGTTAAAAAAACTTGTTACTGGAGAAGAGGAACTTGGCGAACAAAAGTGA
- a CDS encoding 50S ribosomal protein L39e — protein MARNKPTAKKRRLAKAGKQKKAVPSWIMAKTAGKFRTHPKRRQWRTRKIRA, from the coding sequence ATGGCGCGAAACAAACCAACAGCAAAAAAACGAAGACTAGCAAAAGCAGGAAAACAGAAAAAAGCCGTCCCATCATGGATAATGGCTAAAACAGCAGGAAAATTCAGAACACACCCAAAAAGAAGACAATGGAGAACCAGAAAAATAAGAGCATAG
- a CDS encoding YhbY family RNA-binding protein, which translates to MSKLSAGAKRRIKHKLSKEKPTIWVGKSGVSQELLKEIEKQLDKKEMLKIKLLKTALGENEAKQVAQQIAEQTQAELIEVRGHTFILYKRHKK; encoded by the coding sequence ATGAGCAAACTCAGCGCAGGCGCCAAACGCCGCATCAAACACAAACTAAGCAAAGAAAAACCCACAATATGGGTTGGCAAAAGCGGAGTTTCACAAGAACTTCTGAAAGAAATCGAAAAGCAACTTGACAAAAAAGAAATGCTAAAAATTAAACTACTAAAAACTGCATTAGGAGAAAACGAAGCAAAACAAGTCGCACAGCAAATAGCAGAACAAACACAAGCAGAGCTCATCGAAGTTAGAGGTCACACTTTCATCCTTTACAAACGTCACAAAAAGTGA
- a CDS encoding 50S ribosomal protein L31e — protein sequence MVEERIYTIPLSRAWIATPRKRAPRAIRIIKSFVTKHMKLEAHKEGEEEEEPKKLILDNKVNEAVWSRGIEKPPRKIRIRAAKDKEGNVTVYLAEGD from the coding sequence ATAGTTGAAGAACGAATCTACACCATCCCTCTAAGCAGAGCATGGATTGCCACACCCCGAAAAAGAGCACCAAGAGCTATCAGAATAATCAAAAGTTTTGTAACAAAACACATGAAACTTGAAGCGCACAAAGAAGGAGAAGAGGAAGAAGAACCTAAAAAATTAATCCTTGATAACAAAGTAAACGAAGCTGTTTGGAGCAGAGGCATAGAAAAGCCCCCTAGAAAAATCCGAATAAGAGCCGCAAAAGACAAGGAAGGCAACGTTACAGTTTATTTGGCTGAAGGAGATTAA